A genomic region of Waddliaceae bacterium contains the following coding sequences:
- a CDS encoding TAXI family TRAP transporter solute-binding subunit, which yields MMKISKVILVTMVALLAVSVAACGKKGSLKRNSTIMGTGSQLGVYYSAGLGIADINNEYGDGIKVAIDATEGSIYNIAALGMGEIDLAIAQADHFYHAVEGRKFWKGDPQKNLRFVCSLHTEAITVITSEDSNIEELSDLRYKRVNIGTPLSGTRQNAIDVLNILGIDEKIDITAEGDTPDVAAVMLKEGTIDALFFTAGHPNAFISEALSGEKIMRFVEMEGLDKMLKAFPYYAPTMISMSHYPQASNEDDIETIGVLAVVLANADTDEDAVYEITKALFENLTEFKAKHPSFVDITKPGMLEGNFSDIHPGAMRYYEEMGLLD from the coding sequence ATGATGAAGATTTCTAAGGTTATACTCGTGACGATGGTAGCACTGCTGGCGGTTTCGGTCGCGGCGTGTGGGAAGAAAGGCTCTCTTAAAAGGAATAGTACCATAATGGGTACTGGATCGCAGCTAGGCGTATACTATAGCGCAGGACTAGGCATCGCCGATATCAACAACGAATATGGCGACGGCATAAAAGTCGCTATCGACGCCACCGAAGGGTCGATATATAACATCGCAGCGCTAGGAATGGGAGAGATAGACCTCGCCATAGCACAAGCTGACCACTTTTACCACGCCGTAGAAGGAAGGAAGTTCTGGAAAGGAGACCCACAGAAAAACCTGCGCTTCGTCTGTAGCCTCCACACAGAAGCAATAACAGTGATAACCTCAGAAGATAGCAATATCGAAGAACTCAGCGACCTGCGATATAAAAGGGTGAACATCGGAACGCCACTGTCAGGGACACGACAGAACGCCATAGACGTACTCAACATCCTCGGCATCGACGAGAAAATCGATATCACCGCCGAAGGCGATACCCCTGACGTCGCCGCTGTCATGCTCAAAGAAGGGACCATCGACGCGCTGTTCTTCACTGCAGGACACCCCAACGCTTTCATAAGCGAAGCACTGTCGGGCGAAAAGATAATGCGTTTCGTCGAGATGGAAGGCCTTGATAAGATGCTAAAAGCTTTCCCATACTACGCCCCTACGATGATATCGATGAGTCACTACCCACAAGCTAGCAACGAAGACGATATCGAGACGATAGGCGTCCTCGCCGTCGTCCTCGCCAATGCCGACACCGACGAAGATGCCGTCTACGAGATAACAAAAGCCCTCTTCGAGAACCTCACAGAATTCAAAGCAAAACATCCAAGCTTCGTCGACATAACAAAGCCAGGAATGCTAGAAGGTAACTTCTCCGATATACACCCCGGCGCCATGCGATACTACGAAGAGATGGGGCTTTTAGACTAG
- the yidC gene encoding membrane protein insertase YidC: MDKRSIVFIFSLTLSLMFVNMYFSNQRQAQQPVPPQRAPAVEEAVEEYYDEDAEKQSSYDETFYVIENEYQQLVFSSRGGALVEVNLPFQDDDNDKSVVKEIEFDREILKKFPEDARFPLRRSYSPGASAQGPYSEKLPSESGYLPLLRRPLYDNGDLARTSPEYSCCNVVSRYPELASLQYTVKHFDATSIVFEGVQNHRKITKKYSFSAEAPYCVDVTIDIEGNSKGLWLTSGIPEAELISGSGAPTLQYRITRNTKSDVEKASLPKDETTISSLYPDWLCNSNGFFGIIVDPLTEVGPGYKARRIDGFALPTRLTKLGKDTNKYKAKSFPGYSMLLPLPSNAGTTKLRFFMGPLSDSLLKDIDKTFTDESSGYSPDYKSCKTFHGMLSFISAPFSKVLLIFMNIFHSFTGSWGFSIILLTVLLRVGLYPLNAWSMKSMHRMKEIAPLVSEIQARYKKDPKKIQLETMKLYKAKKVNPISGCFPLLIQMPFLIGMFNLLKNAFVLRGAPFIPGWIDNLTSPDVLFSWETPIIFFGTSFHILPVLLGFAMYLQQKFMSTAPKDKSLLTDQQKQQAMMGKFMTIFFTFMFYNLPSGLNIYWMSSMTLSALQQWLTNKRLDKVVVPAVEVLDAPDKKRHRKR; encoded by the coding sequence ATGGACAAACGCTCTATAGTTTTTATTTTTTCTTTGACGCTATCACTTATGTTCGTCAACATGTATTTCAGCAACCAACGCCAAGCCCAGCAGCCTGTACCCCCCCAGAGAGCCCCTGCTGTTGAAGAAGCCGTCGAAGAATACTATGACGAAGATGCAGAAAAGCAAAGCTCTTATGACGAAACGTTTTACGTCATAGAAAACGAATATCAGCAGCTTGTTTTCTCAAGCCGTGGTGGTGCTCTTGTAGAGGTAAACCTTCCTTTTCAGGACGATGACAATGACAAAAGCGTCGTCAAAGAGATAGAGTTCGACCGTGAGATTTTAAAGAAATTCCCTGAAGACGCCCGTTTTCCTCTACGTCGGAGTTACTCTCCGGGGGCTTCTGCGCAAGGGCCTTATAGTGAAAAGCTTCCTAGCGAGAGCGGATACCTTCCGCTGCTAAGGCGTCCTCTTTATGACAACGGCGACCTTGCCAGAACCTCTCCCGAATACTCTTGCTGTAATGTTGTTTCGAGGTATCCTGAGCTTGCGTCTTTGCAATATACTGTCAAACACTTCGACGCTACGAGTATCGTCTTCGAAGGCGTCCAAAACCATAGGAAGATAACGAAGAAATACTCTTTCTCTGCAGAGGCTCCTTATTGTGTCGATGTTACTATTGATATCGAGGGCAACAGCAAGGGCCTATGGCTAACGTCTGGCATCCCTGAAGCGGAGCTTATCTCCGGCAGTGGTGCTCCTACGTTGCAATACCGTATAACGCGTAATACTAAGTCTGATGTCGAGAAGGCGTCCCTTCCTAAGGACGAGACGACGATAAGCTCTTTATATCCCGACTGGCTGTGTAATTCCAATGGTTTTTTTGGCATCATCGTCGACCCTCTTACTGAGGTAGGTCCTGGTTATAAGGCACGACGTATCGATGGTTTCGCCCTTCCTACGCGTCTTACCAAGCTTGGAAAAGACACCAACAAATACAAAGCCAAGAGTTTCCCTGGGTATTCCATGTTGCTGCCTCTTCCTAGCAATGCCGGCACGACGAAGCTGCGTTTTTTCATGGGACCTTTATCAGATTCTCTTCTAAAAGACATCGACAAGACCTTCACCGATGAGTCTTCTGGATATTCTCCTGACTATAAAAGTTGCAAGACTTTCCACGGAATGCTTTCTTTCATCTCTGCGCCATTCTCTAAAGTCCTCCTTATCTTTATGAACATCTTCCACTCTTTTACAGGGTCTTGGGGTTTCTCGATAATATTATTGACGGTATTGCTTCGCGTAGGGTTATACCCTCTAAATGCGTGGTCTATGAAGTCTATGCATAGGATGAAAGAGATAGCACCTCTAGTTTCCGAGATCCAGGCACGCTATAAGAAAGACCCTAAGAAGATACAGCTTGAGACGATGAAGCTATACAAAGCAAAAAAGGTGAACCCTATCTCCGGATGCTTTCCTTTGCTGATACAGATGCCTTTCCTTATCGGGATGTTCAACCTTCTAAAGAATGCTTTCGTTCTACGTGGCGCCCCATTCATCCCAGGATGGATCGACAACCTCACCTCCCCTGACGTACTATTCTCTTGGGAGACGCCGATTATCTTCTTCGGAACGTCATTTCACATCCTTCCTGTCCTCCTTGGCTTTGCCATGTATCTACAGCAAAAATTCATGTCTACTGCGCCAAAAGACAAGAGCCTCCTTACTGACCAGCAGAAGCAGCAGGCTATGATGGGTAAGTTCATGACGATATTCTTCACCTTCATGTTCTACAACCTCCCTTCGGGGTTGAACATATACTGGATGTCTTCGATGACGCTCAGCGCCTTACAGCAATGGCTTACCAACAAGCGCCTCGACAAAGTTGTCGTTCCTGCCGTTGAAGTCCTCGATGCTCCCGATAAAAAACGGCATCGTAAGAGGTAA
- a CDS encoding SAM-dependent methyltransferase yields MKEKGALILFPNVLGKGVDARDSLPEGLADVVAGIDGIIAESTQGGRSFLKKFKTKKKPHNMPLAIFNKDSEDDDIDFLLEPLADGERWGYVSDAGLPCIADPGNELVNGARAKGFDVEAYSGPSSIFLALMLSGLQGQRFTFHGYISKEKEQRENEMKDMEAYAQECHATQIFIEAPYRNVHTFQSLIEVLGDETLLCVACDLTLPTQEVICRCVGHWKKTTMPDIAKKPAIFLIA; encoded by the coding sequence ATGAAAGAAAAAGGCGCTCTTATACTGTTCCCTAACGTCCTAGGAAAAGGTGTCGATGCAAGGGATTCTCTTCCCGAAGGTCTTGCCGACGTCGTTGCTGGTATTGATGGTATCATCGCCGAGAGCACGCAAGGCGGCAGGTCTTTCCTTAAGAAGTTCAAGACGAAAAAGAAGCCTCACAACATGCCTTTGGCGATTTTCAACAAAGACTCCGAAGACGATGACATAGATTTTTTGTTGGAGCCTCTTGCCGATGGTGAGCGTTGGGGTTATGTCTCCGACGCTGGGCTCCCCTGCATCGCCGATCCTGGGAATGAACTCGTCAATGGTGCTAGAGCTAAAGGCTTCGACGTCGAGGCGTATTCTGGACCTTCTTCGATATTCCTCGCTCTTATGCTTTCGGGGCTGCAGGGACAGCGCTTTACTTTCCACGGTTATATCTCCAAAGAAAAAGAGCAGCGCGAGAACGAAATGAAAGATATGGAGGCTTACGCGCAAGAGTGCCATGCCACACAGATCTTCATAGAAGCGCCATACCGCAACGTCCATACTTTCCAGTCGCTGATAGAGGTTCTTGGAGACGAGACGCTTCTATGTGTTGCCTGTGACCTTACTCTCCCTACACAAGAAGTGATATGCCGATGTGTGGGACATTGGAAGAAGACTACTATGCCTGACATCGCCAAGAAGCCCGCTATATTTTTGATAGCGTAG